The proteins below come from a single Aegilops tauschii subsp. strangulata cultivar AL8/78 chromosome 6, Aet v6.0, whole genome shotgun sequence genomic window:
- the LOC109766339 gene encoding alpha-1,3-arabinosyltransferase XAT2: MKAALRSRQEPRRVSNGVIIAAMLLSLCVLSIVKARYCSTPFGKPDDQLKEQMNSSIRMETDDEPAPAATTVGGSEEDAEEDVEDDSAAPVPKVTAERAEKTAVSVSGAGTGKKDKDKGRHKKKKPTCFMTSKRSERCEAAGDIRVVGNVSTIYIDSLDREWRTKPYARYHDPVAMTHVREFVLKPFPSDAPPPACTKNHSVPGFVFSNRGFSGNLYHDYTDVLVPLFLSTRRFNGEVQFLLSDLKPWWVAKFRPLFRQLSRYEVVDVNNDLEVHCVPRIVVGSDFHKDMGIVPSKAAGGVSIVDFKRTLRDAFGLERAAASRGGATGAGKPRLLIISRKNSRRFLNEREMAAAAAAMGFDVRIAEPDQHTDMSTFARLVNSADVMVGVHGAGLTNMVFLPAGAVLIQVVPFGGLEWLTGVTFKNPAADMEVTYMDYNVQLEESSLLEQYPRNHQVLTDPYAVHKQGWDALKAAYLDKQNVRLDLDKFRATLRDALSRLPPASTPAA, translated from the exons ATGAAGGCGGCGCTGCGGAGCCGGCAGGAGCCGCGGCGGGTCAGCAACGGCGTCATCATCGCCGCCATGCTCCTCTCCCTCTGCGTCCTCAGCATCGTCAAGGCCAGATACTGCTCCACGCCCTTCG GGAAGCCGGACGACCAGCTCAAGGAGCAGATGAACTCCAGCATCCGGATGGAGACCGACGACGAGCCGGCGCCCGCCGCCACCACGGTCGGAG GTTCGGAGGAAGATGCGGAGGAGGATGTGGAGGACGACAGCGCCGCCCCGGTGCCCAAGGTCACCGCGGAGAGGGCGGAGAAGACAGCCGTCTccgtctccggcgccggcacagGAAAAAAGGATAAGGATAAGGGGAGGCACAAGAAGAAGAAGCCGACCTGCTTCATGACGAGCAAGCGCTCGGAGCGGTGCGAGGCGGCGGGGGACATCCGGGTGGTGGGCAACGTCTCCACCATCTACATCGACTCGCTGGACAGGGAGTGGCGGACCAAGCCGTACGCGCGGTACCACGACCCCGTCGCCATGACCCACGTCCGGGAGTTCGTCCTCAAACCCTTCCCGTCcgacgcgccgccgccggcctgcACCAAGAACCACTCCGTCCCCGGGTTTGTGTTTTCCAACCGCGGCTTCTCCGGCAACCTCTACCACGACTACACGGACGTGCTGGTGCCGCTCTTCCTCAGCACGCGCAGGTTCAACGGCGAGGTGCAGTTCCTGCTCAGCGACCTCAAGCCCTGGTGGGTGGCCAAGTTCCGGCCGCTGTTCCGGCAGCTCAGCAGGTACGAGGTGGTGGACGTGAACAACGACCTGGAGGTGCACTGCGTGCCCCGCATCGTCGTCGGCTCCGACTTCCACAAGGACATGGGCATCGTCCCGTCCAAGGCCGCCGGCGGCGTCTCCATCGTCGACTTCAAGCGCACCCTCCGCGACGCCTTCGGGCTGGAGCGCGCGGCGGCCTCCCGCGGCGGCGCCACGGGCGCCGGCAAGCCGCGCCTCCTCATCATCTCCCGCAAGAACTCGCGCCGGTTCCTCAACGAGCGGGAGAtggcggccgccgccgccgccatgggcTTCGACGTGCGCATCGCGGAGCCCGACCAGCacaccgacatgtccaccttcgcGCGGCTCGTCAACTCGGCGGACGTGATGGTGGGCGTGCACGGCGCCGGGCTCACCAACATGGTGTTCCTCCCCGCGGGGGCCGTGCTGATCCAGGTGGTGCCGTTCGGCGGGCTGGAGTGGCTCACCGGCGTGACCTTCAAGAACCCGGCGGCGGACATGGAGGTGACGTACATGGACTACAACGTGCAGCTGGAGGAGAGCTCGCTGCTGGAGCAGTACCCGCGGAACCACCAGGTGCTGACGGACCCCTACGCCGTGCACAAGCAGGGGTGGGACGCGCTCAAGGCGGCCTACCTGGACAAGCAGAACGTGCGGCTGGATCTGGACAAGTTCAGGGCCACGCTCCGGGACGCGCTCAGCCGGCTGCCGCCGGCGTCGACCCCGGCGGCCTGA